Proteins from a genomic interval of Yarrowia lipolytica chromosome 1E, complete sequence:
- a CDS encoding uncharacterized protein (Compare to YALI0E09647g, no similarity): protein MLVHDFGAERRRLKTEVLGHTFSPRGEVAAEEEEKTEVDARILQISGVRCIPNSPPTPGDILPKTCRPKHRSQNTTVHGKESLLPGFPLFFVPSKKQRPKDGPAYLWPMASPRYHEKERGNVISKHSKRFTSAINKGKDD, encoded by the coding sequence ATGTTGGTGCACGATTTTGGGGCCGAGAGACGGCGGTTAAAAACGGAGGTTTTGGGGCACACTTTTAGCCCACGAGGGGAAGTTGCggcggaagaagaagaaaaaacagaaGTGGATGCCCGCATACTCCAAATTAGTGGGGTCCGTTGCATCCCAAACTCACCTCCCACACCTGGTGATATTCTCCCAAAAACATGCCGCCCAAAACACCGCTCCCAAAACACCACGGTGCATGGAAAAGAAAGTCTCTTGCCCGGGTTTCCTCTGTTTTTCGTGCCAAGCAAAAAACAACGCCCAAAGGATGGACCGGCTTATCTGTGGCCAATGGCGTCGCCCAGATACCACGAAAAAGAGCGTGGAAACGTGATTTCTAAGCACTCGAAACGCTTTACCTCGGCTATCAACAAGGGAAAAGACGATTAA